The DNA region GAATCCTATAAAGAGTTCCCGAACGACAGGCGTTTCCTCGACACCTTTCTGACGAGGGACATCTACCACATGAACCGCTGCGGCTATATACTTGGGCGGCTTGAAAACTGGGACAACAAGTCGGTGGTCATTCTGGACAACCTGACCATTGAACACATCATCCCGCAGAACCCACACCTCTCCGCCGACTGGGTATCAGCCCTCGGCAACGACTGGGAGGAGATTCAAAAGAAGTACCTGCATACCATCGGCAATCTGACGCTGACGGCGTACAACTCCGAGATGAGCGACTCACCGTTTGCCGATAAGCTGACGATGGATGGCGGCTTCCAGCAGAGCGCGCTCCGCTTGAATAAGTACGTTGTCACACAGACCACTTGGAGAGAGCCGCAAGTCAATGAGCGTGCCACCCAGCTTGGCGAAGTGGCAAAAAAGGCGTGGCCATACCCCACGCTCACGAAAGCCGAACTCGCCCCGTACCGCAAACAGGACGATGCCGTGCCGGAGTACACCCTTGAAAGCTATCAGTACCTGAACGCCTTCAACCGTATGCTCTTTG from Oscillospiraceae bacterium includes:
- a CDS encoding DUF1524 domain-containing protein; translation: ESYKEFPNDRRFLDTFLTRDIYHMNRCGYILGRLENWDNKSVVILDNLTIEHIIPQNPHLSADWVSALGNDWEEIQKKYLHTIGNLTLTAYNSEMSDSPFADKLTMDGGFQQSALRLNKYVVTQTTWREPQVNERATQLGEVAKKAWPYPTLTKAELAPYRKQDDAVPEYTLESYQYLNAFNRMLFEKLNTRILNLGTYVKREFKKLYIAYKADTNFVDVTIQNSRLRLAINMKFTDVIDSKGICKDTTGVGRWGNGDVEVGLGSLDGLDDVMAIIEQAFRLQDVE